A window of Candidatus Methylomirabilota bacterium genomic DNA:
GCCCCGCGCGGATGCCACCGGCCTTGGCCTCGTCGTAGGCAACGGACAGGTTGCTCGTCAGCCCGTCCACCATGAAGAGCCGTCGGCCCGCCAGCACCTCCACCACCGTGCGCATGCGCGCGCGGTCCTCGGTCATCCGCGAGCCCATGTGGTTGGTGACGCCAACGGCGCCCGGCACGCTGGCCAGATGCGCCCCGACCTGACGCTGGAGCTCCTGCGGGCTCATGGCCATCAAGAGCGAGCCGGGCCCTGGATCGACCTCGGGATAGCGGTAGGGCTCCATGGGCAGGTCCAGGAGGACTTCCATCCCCGCCTGCGCCGCTTCCCGCGCCGTCCACTCCGAGAGCGGGAGGCCCGGCAGCACAGCCACGGTCAGGGGTCGCCGGAGATCACGGAGCGGATCGAAGACATCGCGGCGCGCGCCCAGGTCGTCCACGATGACGGCGACGCGCGGCGATCCGATCGCCGCGGGCGGGGCCGGCTGCGGAGCCGCGGCGCTCGAGGCCACCCGCCTCGGCTGAGGCCCCCGCGCCACCGACGGGACCGGCGGCGAGCTCCACGGAAGGCCGAAGAGGCTCGCTTCCCCTCGCCGCGCCTGCCACTGGTCGAGGCCGACCACGGCCACGAGCAGAACGACGATGAGCCCGGCGAGAGCCGTCCAGACTCGCGCCGGCATACGCCTCGCTAGCCAGCTCGGAGGGGGGCTCCGCCCCCCTTCCGAAGCCTCCCCCCGAACAGAGTGCGCCGGCGAAGCCGGCGCTCGAAGCGGAACATTCCTGTTCGCGAGGGCATGGGAACCTGG
This region includes:
- a CDS encoding divergent polysaccharide deacetylase family protein, whose amino-acid sequence is MPARVWTALAGLIVVLLVAVVGLDQWQARRGEASLFGLPWSSPPVPSVARGPQPRRVASSAAAPQPAPPAAIGSPRVAVIVDDLGARRDVFDPLRDLRRPLTVAVLPGLPLSEWTAREAAQAGMEVLLDLPMEPYRYPEVDPGPGSLLMAMSPQELQRQVGAHLASVPGAVGVTNHMGSRMTEDRARMRTVVEVLAGRRLFMVDGLTSNLSVAYDEAKAGGIRAGRRQIMVDHTAGEAGDRVRWDEVAWWAERRGEVIVIAHGHPLTARLLREYVPRWEARGIRLVPVSQLAK